In Pseudomonas sp. R76, one genomic interval encodes:
- a CDS encoding LysR family transcriptional regulator, producing the protein MAALNRSELADLNVFMAIIRRRNFRHAAHELGVTTSALSHTMRNLETRLGVKLLYRTSRAVEPTDAGTLLAEKLSLGFATIQDGLDTLELYREAPIGRLRLNVPRDAAVLLLAPILGDFANAYPQLRLDLIVEDHLIDIIAEGYDAGIRYGATVPQDMVAVPLTGALRWIMVASPTYLARRGTPQAPKDLLQHACIRMYLGDKTTYKWELGNGPRQQRIDVPGNFSAADTETIVHAALQGVGIAYCLSNRVQQELADGRLVEVLADWACIGEPLCMYYPSRRQSQPGLRQLMDMIRMKTIGSQLIETH; encoded by the coding sequence ATGGCTGCGTTAAATCGTTCCGAATTGGCCGATCTGAATGTGTTCATGGCGATCATTCGCCGCCGCAATTTTCGCCATGCTGCTCACGAATTGGGGGTGACCACCTCGGCGTTGAGCCACACCATGCGCAACCTGGAAACCCGTCTCGGCGTGAAGCTGCTGTACCGCACCAGCCGCGCCGTCGAGCCCACCGACGCGGGCACGCTGCTCGCAGAAAAACTCAGCCTGGGCTTTGCGACGATCCAGGACGGCCTCGACACGCTTGAGCTGTACCGCGAAGCGCCAATCGGCCGCTTGCGCCTGAACGTGCCACGGGATGCCGCGGTGCTGCTGTTGGCACCGATCCTCGGTGATTTCGCCAACGCTTACCCGCAATTGCGCCTGGACTTGATCGTCGAAGACCACCTGATCGACATCATTGCCGAGGGCTACGACGCCGGCATCCGCTATGGCGCGACCGTGCCCCAGGACATGGTCGCGGTGCCGCTGACTGGCGCGTTGCGCTGGATCATGGTCGCGTCCCCCACCTACCTCGCCCGGCGCGGCACGCCGCAGGCACCCAAGGACCTGCTGCAACACGCGTGCATCCGCATGTACCTGGGCGACAAGACCACCTACAAATGGGAACTGGGCAACGGCCCGCGCCAGCAACGCATCGACGTGCCCGGCAACTTCAGCGCGGCCGACACCGAGACCATCGTCCATGCCGCGCTGCAAGGCGTGGGCATTGCTTACTGCCTGTCCAACCGCGTGCAGCAGGAACTGGCGGATGGCCGCCTGGTGGAAGTGCTGGCCGACTGGGCCTGCATCGGCGAGCCACTGTGCATGTACTACCCGAGTCGGCGCCAGTCACAGCCGGGGCTGCGTCAGTTGATGGACATGATTCGGATGAAAACCATCGGTTCGCAGTTAATCGAAACACATTAA
- a CDS encoding glycosyltransferase, producing MSRVSNPIAARPQFAPPPPPPPLLSRQKRDDASAPQPEVTTRAGGDNELAMQYVIALSLAGNRMKVDDFDYIPPHSTFGQWWKQLHDAFQSPEVQQWIRATGIDTSTIKLDPKSGQLSYSLERTLDPQRTLHTVGQDDSQWAAISGPILQAARVIGTEFRFAPPVNSTNVPVPWWIVGHFYQEPQNLTLAGMHRRADEISSQQNFKPLDPTRFADLIKSRSEDALQDQQAVLGDIRNRYRAGEALQRLATALSNGSKDVGQIQAELQKTVPLSADGTYFPTGAGESNEVSLTQLLEDHGWDIPTTYEQVVNLADALTTAPPKAATHGDLGGALSWPVPLDQKSQEQLREAIRAGELGGIPLTPFNNVLDYLLNGRPITTQEHSNPRLLIDTLLSSPRGIELGKALEATFAARSVKGSATDWLLAALNVGSTGRTGEATAIEGYQLVSVANHNKHPSAVVEELAAHLVSNGTARSVDTARVHAHLMLASRAPQFLVKDIPKEVGVGTHSWVSFTTAVARIEAKAPGATAAMSYAQIMLAASTAPISEDERQVEYAAQNQAIKEWAAPNGMAYPTTDTALAEVRKEFDAQLRVLSAAAATPDIKMPMTDAIATEFMKQALPGVDPKLFDKKCIRSKPSNRHFPGPYSLKDLFRDGRALVGSPPDSNTDWGIGRGFFKFFTGGGISIAADGTPAVWVSSSADVKVNEMLPKLKDLPRPEEQFDADFAKYEDAIKKTTSAAFKYGISKLPLEDQQNLQYGKITVRREIDYDRPDLPQRTENGVLLFETKRYINGKLSVMTYAYDRLRGTFTRRPDKTYEERVPSEGWYPAKGKKYDLITPAGQHPPGITDERPGAQGAPNSFSSDRTQYLIDAVIEDMDLPAVRQYAKGATTFETEVPTYKIVGEIALNLIPLRSAIINFKEGKITEGIVDLAFDVFGFVVGLGAAAKAAKALSAGASALSRAAQAVKIIGRAAVGALNPVGGIDDLARGVFQAGGYVVNKAYKGVKQLRAAYSGVNLLELAKKGDVAQGTIKAANGTGSRKVLAQRDEATGQWYDFNPRTKRSTGNPMTNFVPDAPVTTNANSLHAIASDDVVKTASQRYGLAATGRFKVGQETVEGPAVMYQGNWHQYDPLKNRAFGPPLLDFTPTRVAVNGEVITLDPHLTGYEAKYIASDALSTQGTQGNVYVGASKKEYVKVDGLLYESRLKDGQRVILHPKGAGPDIPVKDLGVSGWVPAARADRLLGGAGSAPGRWDLGHGRFAVPIDDIHETKNSATPFSLTYEGLNHKVTFDSTAGAWTETQFVYGTDKVQTHFYYWRTGKGQWQRGTFDEFSNAKKLESKLYKLVNISTPLVLGIPKDLKPVPTKLHYFWAGKEIPQNLIDTMAHNARQTPGYTSILHVDADSPIIFQQIKAKLQSEVPGITLVNLREDKAFEPVLNSELYQYYRQGQGKNLSAASDVARYPIMYKDGGTYLDTDDVIQNTITADPMLAGANDILLGRPTTHWATDNNTFYNTSHFATRPGNPVLLDIIEGQKKRFEANKKYFEANREYATVGADGEVTTSAAFRVYETKIFDTVGPNVFNDVLKSKRPDMYEAGFDGGYKKVKYVGKEVVGVGPVADIAPEILEGYRRNGITPPDRLANRIQQMKEHYWPLKYRFDIKVGSENSWRFT from the coding sequence ATGAGCCGTGTTTCCAATCCGATTGCCGCGCGCCCTCAATTCGCTCCACCGCCACCTCCCCCTCCGCTGCTGTCCAGGCAAAAGCGTGATGATGCCTCCGCCCCGCAGCCCGAGGTCACGACGCGTGCAGGCGGGGACAATGAATTGGCAATGCAATACGTGATCGCCTTGAGCCTGGCCGGCAATCGCATGAAAGTCGACGATTTCGACTACATTCCGCCCCACTCCACATTCGGCCAATGGTGGAAGCAGTTGCATGATGCCTTCCAATCACCCGAGGTTCAGCAGTGGATTCGTGCCACGGGTATCGACACCTCCACGATAAAACTCGATCCGAAATCAGGTCAGCTCTCCTACTCCCTTGAGCGCACGCTTGACCCCCAGCGCACGTTGCACACGGTTGGCCAGGACGACAGCCAGTGGGCCGCCATCAGCGGGCCGATCCTGCAGGCTGCGCGCGTCATCGGCACGGAGTTCCGGTTTGCACCTCCGGTCAACAGCACGAACGTTCCCGTGCCCTGGTGGATCGTTGGGCATTTTTATCAGGAGCCACAAAACCTGACCCTGGCCGGAATGCACCGGCGGGCCGACGAGATCAGCTCGCAGCAAAACTTCAAACCCCTCGACCCAACCCGCTTTGCGGATTTGATCAAGTCGCGCAGTGAAGATGCCCTCCAGGACCAGCAAGCCGTTCTGGGCGACATTCGCAACCGATACCGGGCAGGCGAAGCGCTGCAGCGCCTGGCGACAGCCTTGAGCAATGGCAGCAAGGACGTGGGGCAAATCCAGGCCGAACTGCAAAAAACCGTACCGCTGTCCGCCGACGGCACCTACTTCCCAACGGGCGCCGGCGAATCAAACGAAGTCAGCCTCACGCAATTGTTGGAGGATCATGGCTGGGACATCCCCACCACCTACGAACAGGTGGTGAACCTGGCAGATGCCCTGACCACCGCGCCGCCCAAGGCTGCCACCCATGGCGACCTGGGCGGCGCGCTGAGCTGGCCCGTGCCGCTCGACCAGAAAAGCCAGGAACAACTGAGAGAGGCTATACGCGCGGGTGAACTCGGCGGCATCCCGTTGACGCCGTTTAACAACGTGCTGGACTACCTGCTCAATGGCAGGCCAATCACCACGCAGGAACACAGTAATCCACGCCTGTTGATCGACACCCTGCTCAGTTCGCCCCGGGGCATTGAACTGGGTAAAGCCCTTGAGGCCACCTTCGCGGCGCGCTCGGTTAAAGGCAGCGCCACCGACTGGCTGCTGGCCGCCTTGAACGTGGGCAGCACCGGCCGCACCGGCGAAGCAACGGCGATTGAGGGCTATCAACTGGTTTCGGTTGCCAACCACAACAAGCACCCGTCGGCGGTCGTCGAGGAGCTGGCGGCTCATCTGGTGTCCAACGGCACAGCCCGTTCCGTGGACACCGCGCGGGTACACGCCCACCTCATGCTCGCCAGCCGCGCCCCGCAATTCCTGGTCAAGGACATTCCCAAGGAAGTGGGGGTGGGCACCCACAGCTGGGTCAGCTTCACCACGGCGGTCGCTCGCATAGAGGCGAAAGCGCCGGGTGCGACCGCCGCAATGAGCTACGCGCAAATCATGCTCGCCGCCAGCACTGCACCGATCTCAGAGGACGAACGCCAGGTTGAGTATGCCGCCCAGAACCAGGCGATCAAGGAATGGGCGGCGCCAAATGGCATGGCTTATCCGACCACCGATACCGCCCTGGCCGAGGTGCGCAAGGAATTCGATGCGCAGCTGCGTGTGCTGAGCGCCGCCGCCGCGACGCCGGACATCAAGATGCCGATGACCGACGCCATCGCCACCGAATTCATGAAACAAGCCTTACCGGGCGTGGACCCCAAGCTGTTCGATAAAAAGTGCATCAGGTCAAAGCCCTCCAACCGCCACTTTCCCGGACCTTATTCGCTAAAGGATCTGTTTCGCGATGGCCGGGCACTGGTGGGGTCGCCACCCGACTCGAACACTGATTGGGGCATAGGCCGTGGTTTTTTCAAATTCTTTACGGGAGGCGGTATCAGCATTGCGGCTGACGGGACACCGGCGGTGTGGGTCTCATCATCGGCTGATGTCAAAGTCAACGAGATGCTGCCCAAACTCAAAGACCTGCCCAGACCGGAGGAGCAATTTGATGCGGACTTTGCGAAATACGAAGACGCCATCAAAAAGACCACGTCAGCGGCGTTCAAATACGGGATTTCCAAACTGCCGCTGGAAGACCAGCAGAATCTGCAGTACGGCAAAATAACCGTGCGCAGGGAAATCGACTACGACAGGCCTGACTTGCCTCAGCGTACTGAAAACGGCGTGCTGCTGTTCGAGACCAAACGCTACATCAACGGCAAGTTGAGCGTCATGACGTATGCCTACGATCGACTGAGGGGCACCTTCACGCGGCGGCCGGACAAAACGTATGAGGAAAGAGTGCCAAGCGAGGGTTGGTACCCGGCCAAAGGTAAAAAATACGACCTGATAACTCCCGCAGGCCAACACCCACCCGGGATCACCGACGAACGCCCAGGTGCTCAGGGTGCGCCCAATAGCTTCTCCAGTGACCGAACCCAATACCTTATCGATGCCGTCATCGAGGACATGGACCTGCCTGCGGTACGCCAATACGCCAAGGGTGCAACAACCTTCGAGACTGAAGTCCCGACCTACAAGATCGTAGGCGAAATTGCGCTGAACCTGATCCCGCTCAGGTCAGCCATTATCAACTTCAAAGAAGGCAAGATTACCGAAGGCATTGTCGACCTGGCCTTTGATGTCTTCGGCTTTGTGGTCGGGCTCGGCGCCGCCGCCAAGGCCGCAAAAGCCCTGTCTGCCGGTGCGTCCGCGCTCTCCAGGGCCGCCCAGGCGGTCAAGATCATCGGCCGGGCGGCGGTGGGCGCACTTAACCCCGTTGGCGGTATTGATGATTTGGCGCGGGGTGTTTTCCAGGCCGGGGGCTATGTGGTCAATAAAGCCTATAAGGGTGTCAAACAACTACGCGCCGCCTATTCGGGGGTCAATCTGCTTGAGTTGGCAAAAAAAGGCGACGTGGCGCAGGGAACAATCAAAGCGGCCAATGGTACGGGCAGCCGTAAAGTCCTGGCCCAACGCGACGAGGCGACCGGTCAGTGGTACGACTTTAATCCACGCACCAAAAGATCCACCGGCAACCCGATGACGAACTTCGTCCCCGATGCGCCCGTGACTACAAACGCCAACAGTTTGCACGCCATCGCCAGTGATGATGTCGTGAAAACTGCCAGCCAGCGATACGGCCTGGCGGCAACGGGCAGGTTCAAGGTCGGGCAGGAAACTGTCGAGGGGCCTGCCGTGATGTATCAAGGTAATTGGCATCAATACGATCCCTTGAAGAACCGCGCCTTTGGCCCACCGTTGCTCGATTTCACCCCAACCCGCGTTGCGGTCAATGGCGAAGTCATTACCCTGGACCCCCATCTAACAGGCTATGAAGCCAAATACATCGCCTCGGACGCGTTATCGACTCAGGGCACACAGGGCAACGTGTACGTGGGAGCGAGTAAAAAGGAATATGTAAAGGTCGATGGGCTGCTGTATGAATCCAGGTTGAAAGACGGCCAGCGCGTCATCCTCCACCCCAAAGGCGCGGGCCCCGATATACCTGTCAAGGATCTGGGCGTATCCGGGTGGGTGCCGGCGGCAAGAGCCGACCGGTTGCTGGGGGGCGCGGGCAGCGCGCCGGGACGCTGGGATTTGGGGCATGGCAGGTTTGCGGTGCCGATAGATGATATTCACGAAACGAAAAATTCAGCGACGCCCTTTTCGCTTACGTATGAGGGCCTCAATCATAAGGTCACCTTCGACAGCACAGCCGGCGCGTGGACGGAAACCCAATTTGTCTACGGTACCGATAAGGTACAGACTCACTTTTATTATTGGAGAACGGGGAAAGGCCAGTGGCAACGCGGAACGTTTGATGAGTTTTCAAACGCCAAGAAACTGGAATCGAAACTCTACAAGCTGGTTAATATTTCGACGCCACTGGTTTTAGGTATTCCGAAAGACTTAAAACCTGTGCCAACCAAACTGCACTATTTCTGGGCGGGCAAGGAAATCCCTCAGAACTTGATCGACACGATGGCCCACAACGCCCGCCAAACACCGGGTTACACCTCAATTCTGCATGTTGACGCCGACAGCCCGATTATTTTTCAACAGATCAAGGCCAAACTGCAAAGCGAGGTGCCTGGCATCACCCTCGTGAATCTGCGCGAGGACAAGGCTTTCGAACCGGTATTGAATAGCGAGCTGTACCAGTATTACCGGCAAGGGCAAGGAAAAAACCTGTCGGCTGCTTCGGACGTGGCACGTTATCCGATCATGTATAAAGATGGCGGTACGTATCTCGACACCGATGATGTCATTCAAAACACCATCACTGCCGATCCGATGTTGGCAGGCGCGAACGATATACTGCTTGGTAGGCCGACTACACATTGGGCCACTGACAATAATACCTTTTATAACACCAGCCATTTTGCAACACGACCGGGTAATCCTGTGCTGCTCGACATCATCGAAGGGCAAAAGAAACGGTTTGAGGCAAATAAGAAGTACTTCGAGGCCAATCGAGAGTATGCAACTGTAGGGGCTGATGGTGAAGTTACCACTTCTGCAGCATTCAGGGTTTATGAGACGAAAATATTCGATACCGTGGGGCCCAATGTGTTTAACGACGTTCTCAAGTCGAAAAGACCCGACATGTACGAGGCGGGTTTTGATGGGGGTTACAAGAAAGTCAAGTACGTAGGAAAAGAAGTCGTGGGAGTAGGCCCGGTTGCCGACATAGCACCAGAGATACTTGAGGGGTACAGAAGAAATGGCATTACGCCTCCCGATCGCCTGGCTAACCGAATACAGCAGATGAAAGAGCATTACTGGCCGCTCAAGTACCGGTTCGACATCAAGGTGGGCTCCGAGAATTCCTGGCGCTTTACCTGA
- a CDS encoding transporter substrate-binding domain-containing protein: protein MATWLGSAVLMVAAGITQAAEKPIVFAVAAEPYPPFTVKGGNGQWSGFEVDLIHKLCEGMKAECQIKEVAWDGIIPSLLAKKIDVIFSSMSVTDEREKQIAFSRAYYDSLLGVAGPKGATVDITPEGLKGKLIGVQISTVSANYLKKYYENIADLKYYDTQESANADLIAGRIDYMMADDTAIAMMVKTPEASGLAHIASVPYDPIIGRGVGAGLRKEDTALKARLDKAIGELLVSKDFDDLSQHYFGLSVSPCKRADTPAYVSKICDSPYPPIAQKTE from the coding sequence ATGGCAACGTGGTTGGGCAGTGCAGTGTTGATGGTGGCCGCAGGTATTACTCAGGCGGCAGAAAAACCCATCGTGTTTGCAGTGGCGGCGGAACCCTATCCACCGTTTACCGTGAAGGGCGGCAACGGCCAGTGGTCCGGCTTTGAAGTGGACCTGATTCACAAGCTGTGTGAAGGCATGAAAGCTGAATGTCAGATCAAGGAAGTGGCGTGGGACGGCATTATTCCGTCGCTGCTGGCGAAGAAGATCGACGTGATTTTCTCCTCGATGTCAGTCACCGATGAACGTGAAAAACAGATCGCCTTCAGCCGTGCCTACTACGATTCGCTGCTGGGCGTGGCAGGCCCCAAGGGCGCGACGGTGGATATCACGCCTGAAGGCCTCAAGGGCAAGTTGATCGGCGTGCAGATCTCCACGGTCAGCGCCAATTACCTGAAGAAGTACTACGAAAACATCGCCGACCTTAAGTACTACGACACCCAGGAATCGGCCAATGCCGACCTGATTGCCGGGCGTATCGACTACATGATGGCCGACGACACCGCTATCGCCATGATGGTCAAGACCCCGGAAGCCAGCGGCCTGGCGCATATCGCCAGCGTACCCTACGACCCGATCATCGGCCGTGGTGTCGGCGCCGGCCTGCGCAAGGAAGACACCGCGCTCAAGGCGCGTCTCGACAAGGCCATCGGCGAACTGCTGGTGAGCAAGGATTTTGACGATTTGTCCCAGCACTACTTCGGCCTGTCGGTGAGCCCGTGCAAACGCGCTGACACCCCGGCGTATGTGAGCAAAATCTGCGACAGCCCGTACCCGCCAATCGCGCAGAAGACCGAATAA
- a CDS encoding CDP-diacylglycerol diphosphatase, producing the protein MKRGSVFKIAGGLLCVIALIGAWQWRGNPDALWHIVSQQCVPHQQQRQSPSPCLAVDLDRGYTLFKDRNGPLHDLLIPVDKITDIEDPALGRQLLPHYVAQAWRHRNVLSDGLAKPIPDQFVSVAINSRFGRSQNQLHVHIACLRPDVFSVLNQASNLDAQWRALPTRLMGHTYSARTLSAADADVLDPLAVLREYVDAQGDAMSHYSLLMTPRADGSLVLLVTHLAVTELNRGSAGELQDYRCELMNSL; encoded by the coding sequence ATGAAACGCGGTTCCGTATTCAAGATCGCTGGTGGTTTGCTCTGTGTGATTGCGCTAATCGGCGCCTGGCAATGGCGCGGTAACCCCGATGCGCTGTGGCACATTGTCAGCCAGCAATGTGTGCCCCATCAGCAACAGCGGCAAAGCCCCAGCCCGTGCCTGGCGGTGGACCTGGACCGTGGCTACACGCTGTTCAAAGACCGCAACGGCCCGTTGCATGACCTGCTGATTCCGGTCGACAAAATCACCGACATTGAAGACCCCGCCCTTGGCCGCCAGTTGCTGCCGCATTACGTTGCCCAGGCCTGGCGCCATCGCAATGTGTTATCCGATGGCCTGGCAAAGCCGATTCCCGATCAGTTCGTCTCGGTGGCGATCAACTCGCGTTTCGGCCGCTCTCAGAACCAGCTGCATGTGCATATTGCCTGCCTGCGCCCGGATGTCTTCTCAGTGCTCAACCAAGCCAGCAACCTCGACGCACAGTGGCGTGCCTTGCCGACTCGCCTGATGGGCCACACCTACAGTGCCCGCACGCTGTCGGCGGCGGACGCCGATGTACTCGACCCATTGGCGGTGTTGCGTGAATACGTGGATGCCCAAGGCGATGCCATGAGCCATTACAGCTTGCTGATGACGCCCCGCGCCGATGGCAGCCTGGTGCTGCTGGTCACGCACCTGGCCGTCACTGAGCTGAACCGGGGCTCGGCCGGTGAGCTGCAAGACTATCGCTGTGAATTGATGAACTCGCTCTAA
- a CDS encoding aminotransferase class I/II-fold pyridoxal phosphate-dependent enzyme, with the protein MRFSPFVERIAGQGVAAWDIHHAAFQAASQGEDIIILSVGDPDFATPSFITDAAVSALRDGDTHYTEIPGRPTLRDAVAARYSNTLSRPLSADNVIIVPGAQNALFISSLCLLQAGDEVLVLDPMYVTYEATLKASGATLVRVPCSPQSGFRLDAQLLAAAITPRTRAIFFSNPNNPTGVVLNPQELQAIADLAIAHDLWVVVDEVYESLVFDGQYYSLAALPGMAERCIVIGSLSKSHAMTGWRIGWIIAAPQMVAHAETLVLSMLYGLPGFVMEAATAAVLAHDQVTVGMRDIYRRRRDLVVAGLSACPGIKVQAPQAGMFVLVDVRGTGLGSLDFAWRLFREAGVSVLDAAAFGEPAQGFVRLSFTLGEDRLAEACQRISRFVAKLAGEPRVAVAAKVEVLQPVEARKMIEVVDLHKRFGNIEVLKGISLTAHEGEVISLIGASGSGKSTLLRCINMLEVPDQGSIHVDGESIKLNYAIPGAPLVADAKQLVRIRSTLGMVFQNFNLWPHRTVLENLIEAPTQVLGESRAEAIERAEALLDRVGLAAKRNEYPAFLSGGQQQRVAIARALAMRPKVMLFDEPTSALDPELVGEVLRVIRSLAEEGRTMILVTHEMAFARDVSSKVAFLHQGMIEETGTPDSVFIDPRSERCRQFVNAHQTR; encoded by the coding sequence ATGCGGTTTTCCCCCTTCGTTGAACGAATTGCAGGGCAGGGCGTAGCCGCCTGGGACATCCACCACGCGGCGTTCCAGGCCGCAAGCCAGGGCGAAGACATCATCATCCTCAGCGTCGGTGACCCGGATTTCGCCACGCCGTCCTTTATCACCGATGCCGCCGTCAGTGCACTGCGCGACGGTGACACCCACTACACCGAAATCCCCGGCCGCCCGACATTGCGCGATGCTGTCGCCGCGCGCTACAGCAACACCCTGTCGCGGCCGTTGAGCGCCGACAACGTGATCATCGTGCCCGGTGCGCAGAACGCCTTGTTCATCAGTTCCCTGTGCCTGCTGCAAGCCGGTGATGAAGTGCTGGTGCTCGACCCGATGTACGTCACTTATGAAGCCACGCTCAAGGCCAGTGGCGCGACGCTGGTACGCGTGCCGTGTTCGCCGCAGTCGGGCTTTCGCCTCGACGCGCAACTGCTCGCTGCCGCGATCACACCCCGGACCCGGGCGATTTTCTTCTCCAACCCGAACAACCCCACCGGCGTCGTCCTCAACCCGCAAGAGCTGCAAGCCATTGCCGACCTGGCCATCGCCCATGACCTGTGGGTGGTGGTCGATGAGGTGTACGAAAGCCTGGTGTTCGACGGCCAGTATTACAGCCTCGCCGCGCTGCCGGGCATGGCCGAGCGCTGCATCGTGATCGGCAGCTTGTCCAAATCCCATGCCATGACCGGCTGGCGCATCGGCTGGATTATTGCCGCGCCGCAGATGGTCGCGCACGCCGAAACGCTGGTGCTGAGCATGCTCTATGGCTTGCCCGGTTTTGTCATGGAAGCCGCTACGGCGGCAGTGCTGGCCCATGACCAAGTGACGGTGGGCATGCGCGACATCTATCGCCGCCGCCGCGACCTGGTGGTGGCGGGTCTCAGCGCCTGCCCGGGGATCAAGGTGCAGGCGCCGCAAGCGGGCATGTTTGTGCTGGTGGATGTGCGCGGCACCGGTTTGGGTTCGTTGGACTTCGCCTGGCGACTGTTCCGCGAGGCCGGCGTGTCGGTGCTAGACGCCGCCGCGTTTGGTGAACCGGCGCAAGGTTTTGTGCGCTTGTCCTTCACTCTGGGCGAAGACCGCCTGGCCGAGGCCTGTCAACGCATCAGCCGGTTCGTCGCCAAGCTGGCCGGTGAACCGCGTGTAGCGGTGGCGGCAAAGGTCGAGGTGCTGCAGCCGGTCGAAGCCAGGAAGATGATTGAAGTCGTCGACCTGCATAAGCGTTTCGGCAATATCGAGGTGCTCAAGGGCATTTCGCTGACCGCCCACGAAGGCGAGGTAATCTCGCTGATCGGCGCCAGCGGCTCGGGCAAAAGCACCTTGCTGCGCTGCATCAACATGCTCGAAGTGCCCGACCAGGGCAGCATTCATGTCGATGGGGAAAGCATCAAACTGAACTACGCCATCCCCGGCGCGCCGCTGGTGGCCGATGCCAAGCAACTGGTGCGCATCCGCTCGACCCTGGGCATGGTGTTCCAGAACTTCAACCTGTGGCCGCACCGCACCGTGCTGGAAAACCTCATCGAAGCGCCCACCCAGGTACTCGGTGAAAGCCGCGCCGAGGCCATCGAGCGCGCCGAAGCCTTGCTCGACCGCGTGGGTCTTGCCGCCAAGCGCAACGAATACCCGGCGTTTCTCTCCGGAGGCCAGCAACAACGCGTGGCAATTGCCCGCGCCTTGGCCATGCGCCCCAAAGTCATGCTGTTCGACGAACCCACCTCAGCCCTCGACCCGGAACTGGTCGGCGAGGTGCTGCGCGTTATCCGCTCGCTGGCCGAAGAAGGCCGCACCATGATCCTGGTCACCCATGAAATGGCCTTCGCCCGGGATGTGTCTTCCAAAGTGGCTTTTCTGCACCAAGGCATGATCGAGGAAACCGGCACGCCGGACTCGGTGTTTATCGACCCACGCAGTGAGCGTTGCCGACAATTCGTCAACGCCCATCAAACGCGCTAA
- a CDS encoding aldo/keto reductase, whose protein sequence is MSIETLRIAGIDKPISRIALGTWSMGGHLWGGADNEQSTRTLRQALLSGINLIDTAPVYGFGLSEELIGKALRGVRHSAVIATKAGLQWDDGTPRRNATAQRIRKEVEDSLQRLETDYIDLYQVHWPDPLVAQEETADTLERLRREGKILAVGVSNYSCAQMDDFSRHTALATVQPPYNLFERAIDSNILPYAKQHSLVVLAYGPLCRGLLTGSMHSATRFAGDDVRGLDPKFKAPRFEQYLAAVAALDIYARECHGKSVLALALRWVLDQGPTIALWGARRPEQLRGYEEAFGWKLSADDLTHIDRILASTIKDPIGPEFMAPPKR, encoded by the coding sequence ATGAGTATCGAGACCCTCCGCATAGCCGGGATTGATAAGCCGATCTCGCGGATTGCCCTCGGCACTTGGTCCATGGGCGGGCACCTGTGGGGTGGCGCGGATAACGAGCAATCGACCCGGACCCTCCGCCAAGCGTTGTTAAGCGGTATCAACCTGATCGACACCGCGCCAGTGTATGGCTTTGGCCTGTCCGAAGAGTTGATCGGCAAGGCGCTGCGCGGCGTGCGCCATAGCGCGGTGATCGCGACCAAAGCCGGCCTGCAATGGGACGACGGCACCCCTCGGCGCAATGCCACGGCCCAGCGTATTCGCAAAGAGGTCGAAGATTCATTACAGCGTCTGGAAACCGACTACATCGACTTGTACCAAGTGCACTGGCCCGACCCGTTGGTGGCCCAGGAGGAAACCGCCGACACGCTTGAGCGCCTGCGCCGCGAGGGCAAAATCCTCGCCGTGGGCGTGAGCAATTATTCCTGCGCGCAAATGGATGACTTCAGCCGTCACACCGCCTTGGCCACGGTGCAGCCGCCGTACAACCTGTTTGAGCGCGCCATCGACAGCAACATCCTGCCGTATGCCAAGCAGCATTCCCTGGTGGTGTTGGCCTACGGCCCGCTGTGCCGTGGGTTGCTGACCGGCAGCATGCATTCGGCCACGCGCTTTGCCGGTGATGACGTGCGCGGGCTCGACCCGAAATTCAAAGCGCCGCGATTTGAGCAATACCTCGCCGCCGTCGCGGCACTGGATATCTATGCCCGCGAATGCCACGGCAAGTCGGTGCTGGCGTTGGCGCTGCGCTGGGTGCTCGATCAAGGCCCGACGATTGCGCTGTGGGGCGCACGTCGGCCGGAGCAATTGCGCGGTTATGAAGAGGCGTTCGGCTGGAAGTTGAGTGCCGATGACCTGACCCATATCGACCGTATTCTGGCCAGCACGATAAAAGATCCAATCGGCCCGGAATTTATGGCCCCACCCAAACGTTAG